A single window of Phlebotomus papatasi isolate M1 chromosome 4, Ppap_2.1, whole genome shotgun sequence DNA harbors:
- the LOC129808546 gene encoding probable serine/threonine-protein kinase pXi, whose product MEACDLWSLVVILYTMLCGQSPFRSPSDSEESICGLVEKIRLGDFDTKTPAWRCVSPSARDLVTRLLNVDSERRMEMNELVNHSWLQGTTLRKSQLPPLTLAQDLASLDLTVKAIFDAYKHAQSKGFTMFEVENAKLSQRRRHKNSSHSSESDLGRSKSSSGVVTSDLNNRSLSVESSDIEIVGEFQMTYPSGATGDGAGITLNNNEEATKDEITENEVNCDANVAEVEVGSNNVKITETKVETEEVREHSTMEEVVEKKEEEEIVVKVDVKVETSKKVKEVGPVKESKRILSHYLANMHHGFKENGEEESHSDDVFAGFSVEDIKDGYKSSMRNGEICASILNSRKSQPKLRGRKRKIKTEIPDETQYSNGKISKLLEVIPPAMVAKPARVSRRMTTRHMRREEICGRDDLFKDYIAFSYIQLN is encoded by the coding sequence ATGGAAGCATGTGATTTGTGGTCACTTGTTGTGATCCTGTATACAATGCTATGTGGACAGAGTCCATTCCGATCACCAAGTGATTCGGAAGAGAGTATTTGTGGGTTGGTGGAGAAGATAAGGCTGGGGGATTTTGATACAAAAACTCCAGCATGGAGATGTGTCAGTCCTTCTGCGAGAGATTTGGTTACGCGTCTACTGAATGTTGATTCAGAGAGGCGAATGGAGATGAATGAATTGGTTAATCATTCATGGCTCCAGGGGACAACCCTACGTAAATCTCAATTGCCACCACTAACTCTGGCTCAGGATCTAGCATCGCTAGATTTAACAGTTAAGGCGATTTTTGATGCCTACAAACATGCGCAGAGCAAGGGCTTTACGATGTTTGAGGTGGAAAATGCCAAACTGAGCCAGAGGAGGCGGCATAAAAATTCAAGTCACAGTAGTGAGAGTGATTTGGGTAGGAGCAAGAGTTCAAGTGGCGTAGTAACGTCAGATCTCAATAATCGTTCATTGAGTGTAGAAAGCTCAGATATTGAGATTGTGGGTGAGTTCCAGATGACCTATCCCAGTGGTGCAACTGGTGATGGTGCTGGAATAACGCTCAATAACAATGAGGAGGCTACAAAGGATGAGATCACAGAGAATGAGGTCAATTGTGATGCCAATGTGGCAGAAGTTGAAGTAGGGAGCAATAATGTAAAGATCACAGAGACAAAGGTAGAGACTGAAGAAGTAAGAGAACATAGTACAATGGAAGAAGTTGTAGAGAAGAAAGAAGAGGAGGAAATTGTTGTCAAAGTTGACGTTAAGGTAGAGACCAGTAAGAAAGTGAAGGAGGTGGGTCCAGTAAAGGAATCTAAGCGAATTTTATCGCATTATTTGGCAAATATGCATCATGGATTCAAGGAGAATGGTGAAGAAGAATCCCATTCAGATGATGTATTTGCTGGATTTTCAGTTGAAGATATCAAGGATGGGTACAAGAGTTCAATGAGAAATGGTGAAATTTGCGCAAGTATTCTCAATAGTAGAAAATCCCAGCCAAAGTTGAGGGGGAGAAAACGAAAGATTAAAACAGAAATTCCCGATGAGACCCAATATTCAAAtgggaaaatatcaaaattgttgGAGGTAATACCTCCGGCAATGGTCGCAAAACCTGCCAGAGTTAGTCGTAGGATGACCACAAGGCATATGAGGAGGGAAGAGATTTGTGGAAGAGATGATCTCTTCAAAGATTATATTGCCTTTTCCTACATTCAGCTGAATTAG